From one Bos javanicus breed banteng chromosome 15, ARS-OSU_banteng_1.0, whole genome shotgun sequence genomic stretch:
- the CLMP gene encoding CXADR-like membrane protein, with translation MTLLVLLGLVSYYVGTLGTHTEIKKVAEEKVTLPCHHQLGLPEKDTLDIEWLLTDREGNQKVVITYSSHHVYNNLTEEQKGRVAFASNFLAGDASLQIEPLKPSDEGRYTCKVKNSGRYVWSYVILKVLVRPSKPKCELEGELTEGSDLTLQCESSSGTEPIVYSWQRVQEKEGEDERLPPKSKIDYNHPGRVLLQNLTMSSSGLYQCTAGNEAGKESCVVRVTVQYVQSVGMIAGAVTGMVAGALLIFLLVWLLIRRKDKKRYEEEERPNEIREDAEAPKARLVKPSSSSSGSRSSRSGSSSTRSTANSGSRSQRTPCAEAARRQGLAAHTYGPVGPEARSSEPKKAPHATLTKAENTPSTIPSQSRAFQTV, from the exons TCTCCTACTACGTTGGAACCTTGGGGACTCACACTGAGATCAAGAAAGTGGCAGAGGAGAAGGTCACTCTGCCCTGTCACCATCAGCTGGGGCTCCCAGAAAAAGACACCCTGGATATCGAATGGCTGCTCACCGATCGTGAAGGGAACCAAAAAGTG GTGATCACTTACTCCAGCCATCACGTCTACAATAACTTGACTGAGGAACAGAAGGGCCGAGTGGCCTTCGCTTCCAATTTCCTGGCAGGAGATGCCTCCCTGCAGATTGAGCCTCTGAAGCCCAGTGATGAGGGCCGGTACACCTGCAAGGTGAAGAACTCAGGCCGCTATGTGTGGAGCTACGTCATCTTAAAAGTTTTAG tgagACCATCAAAGCCCAAGTGTGAATTGGAAGGAGAGCTGACAGAAGGAAGCGACCTGACTTTGCAGTGTGAGTCATCCTCTGGCACAGAGCCCATTGTGTATTCCTGGCAGCGAGTccaggagaaggagggagaggatgaaCGTCTGCCTCCCAAATCTAAGATTG ACTACAACCACCCTGGACGTGTCCTGCTGCAGAATCTCACCATGTCCTCCTCTGGGCTCTACCAGTGCACAGCAGGCAATGAGGCTGGGAAGGAGAGCTGTGTGGTGCGAGTGACAGTACAGT ATGTACAGAGCGTGGGCATGATTGCAGGAGCAGTGACAGGTATGGTGGCCGGAGCCCTGCTGATTTTCCTCTTGGTGTGGCTGTTGATCCGaaggaaagacaaaaagagatatgaggaagaagagagaccAAATGAAATTCG AGAAGATGCGGAAGCCCCGAAGGCCCGCCTGGTGAAGCCCAGCTCCTCTTCCTCGGGCTCGCGAAGCTCTCGCTCCGGCTCCTCCTCCACGCGCTCCACCGCCAACAGCGGCTCCCGCAGCCAGCGGACCCCATGCGCCGAGGCGGCGCGGCGGCAGGGGCTGGCCGCCCACACCTACGGCCCGGTGGGGCCCGAGGCCAGAAGTTCTGAACCAAAGAAAGCCCCCCATGCTACCCTGACCAAAGCAGAAAACACCCCCAGCACGATCCCCAGCCAGAGCAGAGCCTTCCAAACTGTTTGA